A single genomic interval of Oceanithermus profundus DSM 14977 harbors:
- the smpB gene encoding SsrA-binding protein SmpB gives MLENRKARHDYEILETYEAGIALKGTEVKSVRAGKVDFTGAFARFDNGELWLEDLYIAPYEKGSYSNHEPRRRRKLLLHRHELNKLRGRVEQKGLTLVPLKIYFNERGYAKVLLALARGKRDYQKKQDDKKRAVERELEKWY, from the coding sequence GTGCTCGAGAACCGCAAGGCGCGCCACGACTACGAGATACTCGAAACCTACGAGGCGGGGATCGCCTTGAAGGGCACTGAGGTCAAGTCGGTCCGGGCCGGCAAGGTGGACTTTACCGGAGCGTTCGCGCGCTTCGACAACGGCGAGCTCTGGCTCGAAGACCTCTACATCGCGCCCTACGAAAAGGGCTCGTACAGCAACCACGAACCCCGGCGCCGCCGCAAGCTGCTGCTGCACCGCCACGAGCTGAACAAGCTGCGCGGCCGGGTCGAGCAGAAGGGGCTGACGCTGGTGCCGCTCAAGATCTACTTCAACGAACGGGGGTACGCCAAGGTGCTGCTCGCGCTCGCCCGCGGCAAGCGCGACTACCAGAAGAAGCAGGACGACAAGAAGCGCGCCGTGGAACGGGAGCTGGAAAAGTGGTACTGA
- a CDS encoding carbohydrate ABC transporter permease, with translation MRTYVFPGLLALAVFSGLLHLSTQYQIVRAPMGALFLAFALAGPAAAVAAARVLPGSAVTWFGLALFAVGLAAGTLLPAALVVLPLLGVFLAYAGSRARLPERDAAAFWGWVFVWPALALMLIWNIFPSFFALWISLFDRFNFIGESRFVGLLNYEILWRDPLFWRALSNTFWYVVLTVPTGILLGTVVAVLLNERIRGLGLYRTIYFLPYITALTAAAAVWQWIYHPEFGFLNWLLGTPGLDWLHTPDGIFALALAPLGIQLNGFWAGPSVAFTAIMIMTVWHFLGYNVVILLAGLQSIPAQYYEAAELDGAGWWQMQRHITWPLLSPTTFFLAIIGLIGAFQVFTQVYVMTPTGGVLNDTLTVAMYLYNKGFRDSDFSYASALAVTMFVIILALTLVQRRVLERRVTYEH, from the coding sequence GTGCGAACCTACGTCTTCCCCGGACTCCTAGCCTTGGCCGTTTTTTCGGGGCTGCTGCACCTCAGCACCCAGTACCAGATCGTCCGCGCCCCCATGGGCGCGCTTTTTCTGGCCTTCGCGCTGGCCGGGCCCGCGGCCGCCGTCGCCGCGGCGCGGGTGCTGCCCGGAAGCGCCGTCACCTGGTTCGGCCTGGCCCTCTTCGCGGTGGGGCTGGCCGCGGGAACCTTGCTGCCCGCGGCCCTCGTTGTGCTTCCCCTGCTGGGGGTCTTCCTGGCCTACGCCGGAAGCCGAGCGCGGCTTCCCGAACGCGACGCCGCGGCGTTCTGGGGCTGGGTCTTCGTCTGGCCGGCCCTCGCCCTGATGCTGATCTGGAACATCTTCCCCAGCTTCTTCGCGCTCTGGATCAGCCTCTTCGACCGCTTCAACTTCATCGGCGAAAGCCGCTTCGTGGGTCTGCTCAACTACGAGATCCTCTGGCGCGATCCGCTCTTCTGGCGCGCGCTTTCGAACACCTTCTGGTACGTCGTCCTCACCGTCCCCACCGGGATCCTCCTCGGCACCGTGGTCGCGGTGCTGCTCAACGAACGCATCCGCGGTCTGGGCCTCTACCGCACGATCTACTTTCTGCCCTACATTACCGCCCTGACCGCCGCCGCGGCCGTCTGGCAGTGGATCTACCACCCCGAGTTCGGCTTTCTCAACTGGCTGCTCGGCACCCCGGGCCTCGACTGGTTGCACACCCCCGACGGCATCTTCGCCCTGGCCCTCGCGCCGCTGGGGATCCAGCTCAACGGGTTCTGGGCCGGCCCCAGCGTGGCCTTCACCGCGATCATGATCATGACCGTCTGGCATTTCCTCGGCTACAACGTCGTCATCCTGCTCGCCGGGCTGCAGTCCATTCCGGCGCAGTACTACGAGGCCGCCGAGCTCGACGGCGCGGGTTGGTGGCAGATGCAGCGGCACATCACCTGGCCGCTGCTCTCCCCCACCACTTTCTTCCTGGCGATCATCGGCCTGATCGGGGCGTTCCAGGTCTTCACCCAGGTCTACGTGATGACGCCCACGGGCGGGGTGCTGAACGACACGCTCACCGTCGCCATGTACCTCTACAACAAGGGCTTCCGCGACTCCGACTTCTCCTACGCCTCGGCGCTCGCGGTCACGATGTTCGTCATCATCCTGGCGCTCACCCTGGTTCAGCGGCGGGTGCTCGAGCGGAGGGTGACCTATGAACACTAG
- a CDS encoding carbohydrate ABC transporter permease has product MNTRLRHLLGRVIIYAALTAGAVVMAFPFYWMIATSVKSPQEAQQAAPIWFPERIQPVNWRTAWRLGAEGDRPWWGGFAPGRTVTLRLRVEDPAAGPPRARVPKPPAVFSDPRSESTRIRIEPAKGGWEIVLENTGTQRFTTLPLVVWIPKDAGKFRAELPPDAVRSQRGYWRLEWVNVTPGLLGYLFHNYREAWHAAPFARYFFVSFFTAGTQVLGGLLIATMAAFAFARIRFPGREAVFLLFVATMMIPGEVLLIPNYILLAKLGWLDTFYALIVPWLASVFGIFLLRQFFLSLPQDLFDAARIDGASYWGMLWRIAFPLAVPGLVTYGIFAFLGAYNALLWPLIVTQSPEMRTIQVGLQAFIGEAGSDYGQLMAASTMAILPIVLGYFFAQRHFIQGIARSGIK; this is encoded by the coding sequence ATGAACACTAGGCTGCGCCATCTGCTCGGCCGGGTCATCATCTACGCCGCCCTCACCGCCGGCGCGGTGGTCATGGCCTTCCCCTTCTACTGGATGATCGCGACCAGCGTGAAGAGCCCGCAGGAGGCCCAGCAGGCCGCGCCGATCTGGTTCCCCGAGCGCATCCAGCCCGTCAACTGGCGCACCGCCTGGCGCCTGGGCGCCGAGGGCGACCGCCCCTGGTGGGGCGGCTTCGCGCCGGGCCGGACGGTGACGCTGCGCCTTCGCGTCGAAGACCCCGCCGCCGGTCCCCCGCGAGCGCGCGTACCCAAGCCGCCGGCGGTCTTCAGCGATCCGCGCAGCGAATCGACGCGCATCCGCATCGAACCCGCGAAAGGCGGCTGGGAGATCGTGCTCGAAAACACGGGCACCCAGCGCTTCACCACCCTGCCGCTCGTCGTCTGGATCCCCAAAGACGCCGGGAAGTTCCGCGCCGAGCTGCCCCCGGACGCCGTGCGCTCGCAGCGGGGCTACTGGCGGCTGGAATGGGTCAACGTCACCCCTGGCCTCCTCGGCTACCTCTTCCACAACTACCGCGAGGCCTGGCACGCCGCCCCCTTCGCCCGCTACTTCTTCGTCTCCTTCTTCACCGCCGGCACCCAGGTCCTGGGCGGGCTGCTCATCGCCACGATGGCTGCCTTCGCCTTCGCGCGCATCCGCTTTCCGGGGCGGGAGGCCGTCTTCCTGCTCTTCGTGGCCACGATGATGATCCCGGGCGAGGTGCTGCTCATCCCCAACTACATCCTGCTCGCCAAGCTCGGCTGGCTCGACACCTTCTACGCCCTGATCGTGCCCTGGCTGGCCTCGGTTTTCGGCATCTTCCTGCTGCGCCAGTTCTTCCTCTCGCTGCCGCAGGACCTCTTCGACGCCGCCCGCATCGACGGCGCCAGCTACTGGGGCATGCTCTGGCGCATCGCGTTTCCATTGGCGGTTCCGGGCCTCGTCACCTACGGCATCTTCGCCTTCCTTGGTGCCTACAACGCCCTGCTCTGGCCCCTGATCGTCACCCAGAGCCCGGAGATGCGCACCATCCAGGTGGGGCTGCAGGCCTTCATCGGCGAGGCCGGCAGCGACTACGGGCAGCTGATGGCCGCCTCCACCATGGCCATCCTGCCGATCGTGCTCGGTTACTTCTTCGCGCAACGCCATTTCATTCAAGGCATCGCGCGGAGTGGTATCAAGTAA
- a CDS encoding ABC transporter substrate-binding protein, translated as MKKATVLLTLLAVAGLAFAQQKAEDVIKAQCEKAPVVAELWHGFRGGAPRAALENLAVEFNKMNAGKGCVRPISQGGYRDLSTKIKAAFAAGNLPAMAQAFENNIALYLEANALLPLDGKLEHLSDLNPFFVNAVKFDGKLYGLPFNKSVQILYFNRDLLSKHGVDVPKTLDDFIAAAKKISEAEGEPVYWFRPDTSTYAYWFFNMGGSYLHDGKVVVNSPEGVKALETLVQGVKDGWAKPITSGYINQNFGKGVYGFSTDSSAGYSYYLRAAKFDLGIATLPGTAAHPGYGLVQGTNLIVFKDVDTKQQAVAFQFLNFVSGPKAQALFAAATGYVPINLKAVDEPVLQDHLMENPDFQVVIDQANYAAFEPAIPEWEQIRFDILGQAITEAVLGKATPKEALDKAQKQVEDLLSGKIR; from the coding sequence ATGAAGAAAGCGACTGTGCTGCTAACGTTGCTGGCGGTGGCCGGGCTGGCGTTCGCCCAGCAGAAGGCCGAGGACGTGATCAAGGCCCAGTGCGAGAAGGCCCCCGTGGTGGCCGAGCTGTGGCACGGCTTCCGTGGCGGGGCTCCGCGCGCGGCGCTCGAGAACCTGGCCGTCGAGTTCAACAAGATGAACGCCGGCAAGGGCTGCGTCCGCCCCATCAGCCAGGGCGGTTACCGCGACCTCTCCACGAAGATCAAGGCCGCTTTCGCCGCGGGCAACCTCCCGGCGATGGCCCAGGCGTTCGAGAACAACATCGCCCTCTACCTCGAGGCCAACGCGCTGCTGCCGCTCGACGGCAAGCTCGAGCACCTGAGCGACCTCAACCCCTTCTTCGTGAACGCGGTCAAGTTCGACGGCAAGCTCTACGGGCTGCCCTTCAACAAGTCGGTACAGATCCTCTATTTCAACCGCGACCTGCTCAGCAAGCACGGAGTCGACGTTCCGAAGACGCTCGACGACTTCATCGCCGCCGCTAAGAAGATCTCGGAAGCCGAGGGCGAACCCGTCTACTGGTTCCGCCCCGACACCTCGACCTACGCCTACTGGTTCTTCAACATGGGCGGCAGCTACCTGCACGACGGCAAGGTGGTCGTCAACAGCCCCGAGGGCGTGAAGGCGCTGGAAACCCTGGTGCAGGGCGTCAAGGACGGCTGGGCCAAACCGATCACCTCGGGCTACATCAACCAGAACTTCGGTAAGGGCGTCTACGGCTTTTCCACCGACTCTTCGGCGGGCTACTCCTACTACCTGCGCGCCGCCAAGTTCGACCTCGGCATCGCCACGCTGCCGGGCACGGCCGCGCACCCCGGCTACGGCCTGGTGCAGGGCACCAACCTGATCGTCTTCAAGGACGTGGACACCAAGCAGCAGGCGGTCGCCTTCCAGTTCCTCAACTTCGTCAGCGGTCCCAAGGCCCAGGCCCTCTTCGCCGCCGCCACGGGCTACGTGCCCATCAACCTGAAGGCGGTCGACGAACCGGTGCTCCAAGACCACCTGATGGAAAACCCCGACTTCCAGGTCGTGATCGACCAGGCCAACTACGCCGCCTTCGAGCCGGCCATTCCCGAGTGGGAGCAGATCCGCTTCGACATCCTGGGCCAGGCCATCACCGAGGCCGTCCTGGGCAAGGCCACGCCGAAGGAGGCCTTGGACAAGGCCCAGAAACAGGTCGAAGACCTGCTTTCCGGCAAGATCCGCTAA
- the gap gene encoding type I glyceraldehyde-3-phosphate dehydrogenase: MKIGINGFGRIGRQVFRIMHERGLDVVLVNDLTDNKTLAHLLKYDSVYGRFPGEVTYDDEFIVVDGKKIHATATRNPEELPWGEMGVDVVIESTGVFRDREGASKHLKAGAKKVIITAPAKDPDVTVVIGVNEKDLKPEHKIISNASCTTNSLAPVMKVLDEVFGVKRSMMTTVHSYTNDQRILDLPHKDLRRARAAAINIIPTTTGAAKATGLVLPQLAGRFDGAALRVPTPTGSISDITAVLAKSVTADEVNAALKAASEGELKGILGYNEEEIVLHDIVGSSYSTIVDAPFTKAIDNLVKVYTWYDNEWGYSTRVADLVELVGKQL, from the coding sequence ATGAAAATTGGCATCAACGGATTCGGCAGGATCGGCAGGCAGGTCTTCCGCATCATGCACGAGCGCGGCCTCGACGTCGTCCTCGTCAACGACCTCACCGACAACAAGACCCTCGCCCACCTGCTCAAGTACGACTCGGTCTACGGCAGATTCCCGGGCGAGGTCACCTACGACGACGAATTCATCGTCGTGGACGGCAAGAAGATCCACGCGACGGCCACGCGCAACCCCGAGGAACTGCCCTGGGGCGAGATGGGCGTGGACGTGGTCATCGAATCCACCGGCGTCTTCCGCGACCGCGAGGGCGCGAGCAAGCACCTGAAGGCCGGGGCCAAGAAGGTGATCATCACCGCTCCGGCCAAGGATCCCGACGTGACCGTGGTGATCGGCGTCAACGAGAAGGACCTGAAACCGGAACACAAGATCATCTCCAACGCCTCCTGCACCACCAACTCCCTGGCGCCGGTAATGAAGGTGCTCGACGAGGTCTTCGGGGTCAAGCGCTCGATGATGACGACGGTGCACTCCTACACCAACGACCAGCGCATCCTCGACCTGCCGCACAAGGACCTGCGCCGCGCCCGCGCCGCGGCGATCAACATCATCCCCACGACCACCGGGGCCGCCAAGGCCACCGGCCTGGTGCTGCCCCAGCTCGCGGGCCGGTTCGACGGTGCGGCGCTGCGCGTGCCCACGCCGACGGGCTCGATCAGCGACATCACCGCGGTGCTGGCGAAAAGCGTGACCGCCGATGAGGTCAACGCCGCGCTCAAGGCCGCTTCGGAGGGCGAGCTGAAGGGCATCCTCGGGTACAACGAGGAAGAGATCGTGCTGCACGACATCGTCGGCAGCTCCTACTCGACGATCGTCGATGCGCCCTTCACCAAGGCCATCGACAACCTGGTCAAGGTCTACACCTGGTACGACAACGAGTGGGGCTACTCGACCCGCGTCGCCGACCTGGTGGAACTCGTCGGTAAGCAGCTCTGA
- a CDS encoding phosphoglycerate kinase — protein MRTLKELDPQGKRVLVRVDYNVPLQEGRVRDDTRIRASLPTLERLLSGGASIVLLSHLGRPKGVDPAFSLAPVAAALEGLLRRPVRFVPSLPSSEATRAAVAELAAGEVALLENVRFEPGEKKNDPELARAYARLGEAFVLDAFGSAHREHASVVGVARELPSYAGLLMEKEVKALGRLLHHPEPPYWVMLGGAKVSDKIGVIESLLPRVDGMAIGGAMAFTFIKAAGGRVGASLVEDDKLELARSLLDRARELDKPLLLPSDVVAAQEIRKGAETRVVPADAVPEGWMGLDIGPRTREAFASALAGARTVFWNGPMGVFETPPFDAGTLAVAEAIAALDAYTVVGGGDSVAAVNRLGYADRFSHVSTGGGASLEFLERGTLPGIEVLGGLTPEEVAP, from the coding sequence TTGCGCACGCTCAAGGAGTTGGATCCTCAAGGCAAGCGGGTGCTGGTCCGCGTTGACTACAACGTCCCGCTCCAGGAGGGGCGCGTGCGGGACGACACCCGCATCCGCGCCAGCCTGCCGACGCTCGAACGCCTGCTCTCGGGCGGGGCGTCGATCGTGCTGTTGAGCCACCTGGGACGCCCCAAGGGGGTGGACCCCGCCTTCAGCCTGGCGCCGGTCGCGGCGGCGCTCGAAGGCCTGCTGCGGCGGCCCGTGCGCTTCGTGCCCTCGCTGCCCTCTTCCGAGGCCACGCGTGCGGCGGTGGCGGAGCTGGCCGCCGGCGAGGTGGCCCTGCTCGAGAACGTCCGCTTCGAACCGGGCGAGAAGAAGAACGATCCCGAGCTCGCCCGCGCCTACGCGCGGCTGGGCGAGGCCTTCGTCCTCGACGCTTTTGGCAGCGCCCACCGTGAGCACGCCTCGGTGGTGGGGGTGGCCCGCGAACTGCCCAGCTACGCCGGGCTGCTGATGGAAAAAGAGGTCAAGGCGCTGGGGCGGCTTTTGCACCACCCCGAGCCCCCTTACTGGGTAATGCTCGGCGGAGCCAAGGTCTCGGACAAGATCGGCGTGATCGAGAGCCTGCTGCCTCGGGTGGACGGCATGGCCATCGGGGGCGCGATGGCGTTCACCTTCATCAAGGCGGCGGGCGGTCGCGTGGGTGCGAGCCTCGTCGAGGACGACAAGCTCGAACTGGCGCGGAGCCTTCTGGACCGCGCCCGCGAGCTGGACAAACCACTGCTGCTCCCCTCCGACGTGGTGGCGGCGCAGGAGATCCGCAAAGGCGCCGAGACCCGCGTCGTGCCCGCGGACGCCGTGCCCGAGGGCTGGATGGGCCTCGACATCGGCCCCCGAACCCGCGAGGCCTTCGCCTCCGCCCTCGCCGGGGCCCGCACCGTTTTCTGGAACGGCCCGATGGGGGTCTTCGAGACGCCCCCCTTCGACGCCGGCACCCTGGCCGTGGCCGAGGCCATCGCGGCGCTCGACGCCTACACCGTGGTGGGCGGCGGCGACTCGGTGGCCGCAGTGAACCGCCTGGGCTACGCCGACCGTTTCAGCCACGTCTCCACCGGCGGCGGGGCGAGCCTGGAGTTCCTGGAGCGCGGCACCTTGCCCGGCATCGAGGTCCTGGGTGGGCTCACCCCCGAGGAGGTGGCCCCGTGA
- the tpiA gene encoding triose-phosphate isomerase, whose amino-acid sequence MRTPLLAGNWKMHKTPSEARVWFAEFLEANPTLQSGGQAAVEVALLPSFPLVPVAAEQLAGSGVAWGAQDVSAHTFGAYTGEVAAEQLADLGCRYVVVGHSERRAYWNESDALVAAKARRAMEAGLVPILCVGERLEEREAGRAVSFTLEQLAGSLEGVGLETGEELVIAYEPVWAIGTGKTASADDAQAMAAAIRGFLAERYGESVAGRTRILYGGSMKPANTTEILAGPDVDGGLVGGASLEVASFSAMVEAAG is encoded by the coding sequence GTGAGGACCCCGCTGCTCGCCGGCAACTGGAAGATGCACAAGACCCCCAGCGAAGCCCGGGTCTGGTTCGCCGAGTTCCTGGAAGCCAACCCGACGCTGCAAAGCGGCGGACAGGCGGCCGTCGAGGTGGCCCTGCTCCCCTCGTTCCCCCTCGTGCCCGTCGCCGCCGAGCAGCTCGCGGGCAGCGGCGTGGCCTGGGGCGCGCAGGACGTCTCGGCCCACACCTTCGGCGCCTACACCGGCGAGGTGGCCGCCGAGCAGCTGGCCGACCTCGGCTGCCGTTACGTCGTCGTCGGCCACAGCGAGCGCCGCGCCTACTGGAACGAGTCGGACGCGCTCGTGGCCGCCAAGGCGCGCCGCGCCATGGAGGCGGGCCTGGTGCCCATCCTCTGCGTCGGCGAACGGCTGGAGGAGCGCGAGGCGGGCCGGGCGGTGAGCTTCACGCTCGAGCAGCTGGCGGGCAGCCTCGAGGGGGTGGGGCTCGAAACCGGCGAGGAACTCGTGATCGCCTACGAGCCCGTCTGGGCGATCGGCACCGGCAAGACCGCGTCGGCGGACGACGCCCAGGCGATGGCCGCCGCCATCCGCGGCTTCCTCGCCGAGCGCTACGGCGAGTCCGTGGCCGGACGCACCCGGATCCTCTACGGCGGCTCGATGAAACCCGCGAACACCACCGAGATTTTGGCGGGCCCCGACGTGGACGGCGGGCTCGTCGGCGGCGCCAGCCTGGAGGTGGCCTCCTTCAGCGCCATGGTCGAGGCCGCGGGCTAG
- the pdxT gene encoding pyridoxal 5'-phosphate synthase glutaminase subunit PdxT: MSDAKHVGVLALQGDFREHKLMLERLGARVREVRLPAHLEGLGGLVVPGGESTTIGKLAAEYGLDAAVRAAYEAGTLAVWGTCAGAIWMAREILDYRQPHLGIMDIAVRRNAFGRQVDSFEADLEIEGLDAPFRAVFIRAPEIVRVGEGVRVRARYQDRVVFAEQDRLWATAFHPELTGDDRLHREFLERFVAS, encoded by the coding sequence GTGAGCGATGCGAAACACGTCGGCGTACTGGCTTTGCAGGGCGATTTCCGCGAACACAAGCTGATGCTCGAGCGCCTGGGTGCGCGCGTGCGCGAAGTGCGTCTACCGGCCCACCTGGAGGGCCTGGGCGGCCTCGTCGTTCCCGGGGGCGAGTCCACCACCATCGGCAAGCTGGCCGCCGAGTACGGCCTCGACGCCGCCGTGCGCGCGGCCTACGAAGCCGGGACCCTGGCCGTCTGGGGAACCTGCGCGGGGGCGATCTGGATGGCACGGGAAATCTTGGACTACCGGCAACCGCACCTGGGGATCATGGACATCGCGGTGCGCCGCAACGCCTTCGGACGCCAGGTGGACTCGTTCGAAGCCGACCTCGAGATCGAGGGCCTCGACGCCCCCTTCCGGGCCGTTTTCATCCGCGCGCCCGAGATCGTGCGGGTGGGGGAGGGGGTGCGGGTGCGCGCCCGCTACCAGGACCGGGTCGTCTTCGCCGAACAGGACCGCCTCTGGGCCACCGCCTTCCACCCCGAGCTCACCGGCGACGACCGCCTGCACCGCGAGTTCCTCGAGCGTTTCGTCGCCTCCTGA
- the pdxS gene encoding pyridoxal 5'-phosphate synthase lyase subunit PdxS, with product MEKGTLRVKTGFAEMFKGGVIMDVTTPEQAKIAEEAGAVAVMALERVPADIRAQGGVARMSDPKVIKEIMAAVSIPVMAKVRIGHFAEAMILEALGVDFIDESEVLTPADEEHHIDKWAFKVPFVNGARDLGEALRRIAEGSAMIRTKGEAGTGNVVEAVRHARNVMKAIRRIQGMREDELMAEAKNLQAPYELVRYVHEHGRLPVVNFAAGGVATPADAALMMHLGMDGVFVGSGIFKSGDPARRARAIVRAVTHYNDPEILAEVSEDLGEPMVGINLDELSEEERMAKRGW from the coding sequence ATGGAAAAAGGTACCCTGCGCGTGAAGACGGGTTTCGCAGAGATGTTCAAGGGCGGCGTGATCATGGACGTGACCACGCCCGAGCAGGCCAAGATTGCCGAAGAGGCCGGCGCGGTGGCGGTGATGGCGCTCGAGCGCGTTCCCGCCGACATCCGAGCCCAGGGCGGGGTGGCGCGGATGTCGGACCCCAAGGTCATCAAGGAAATCATGGCCGCGGTCTCGATCCCGGTGATGGCCAAGGTGCGCATCGGCCACTTCGCCGAGGCCATGATCCTCGAGGCCCTGGGCGTCGACTTCATCGACGAGTCCGAAGTCCTTACCCCCGCCGACGAGGAGCACCACATCGACAAGTGGGCCTTCAAGGTGCCCTTCGTCAACGGAGCGCGCGACCTGGGCGAGGCGTTGCGCCGCATCGCCGAGGGTTCGGCGATGATCCGCACCAAGGGCGAGGCCGGAACCGGCAACGTGGTGGAGGCGGTGCGCCACGCGCGCAACGTGATGAAGGCGATCCGCCGCATCCAGGGGATGCGCGAAGACGAACTCATGGCCGAGGCCAAGAACCTGCAGGCGCCCTACGAGCTCGTGCGCTACGTGCACGAGCACGGCCGCCTGCCGGTCGTCAACTTCGCCGCCGGCGGCGTGGCCACGCCCGCAGACGCGGCGCTGATGATGCACCTGGGGATGGACGGCGTCTTCGTGGGCTCGGGCATCTTCAAGTCGGGCGACCCCGCCCGCCGCGCCCGCGCGATCGTGCGCGCGGTCACCCATTACAACGACCCCGAGATCCTGGCCGAGGTGAGCGAGGACCTGGGCGAGCCCATGGTGGGCATCAACCTCGACGAGCTGAGCGAAGAGGAGCGCATGGCCAAACGCGGCTGGTAG
- a CDS encoding M23 family metallopeptidase has product MANRRGLTLSWLFAGSLLAIPISPLEILPELEAALRPPQDVVVLEPAPSYGVVFHTVKPGESLLLIAARYRSDLGEIKKLSGLKRDLLKPGQTLKVPIEVKQKDEPRLPPGVQVYTVRPGDSLERIAGQFGLRIIDLVSANLDLASLDRLSVGTKLFVPTGERGLLITVGEGENLETIARRYRIDMARLARANGLDNPLDLKPGDRVLIPGIAAREAMARLEERRKEERRLAEERRRRLAAERAARLRQVAYRGGTSAKGFQWPLTKFRITATYHDARYYRRFRRVHTGLDMAAPQGTPIYAAKGGIVTAAGWSRVGYGYYVKIDHGGGVETLYAHMSRIAVRRGQQVKQGALVGYVGRTGFATGPHLHLEVRIRGKTQNPLSFLPK; this is encoded by the coding sequence GTGGCGAACCGTCGTGGACTAACACTCTCGTGGCTCTTTGCGGGTAGCCTGCTGGCCATACCGATCTCGCCCCTGGAGATTCTGCCCGAACTCGAAGCCGCGCTCCGCCCCCCGCAGGATGTCGTCGTGCTGGAACCCGCCCCGAGCTACGGGGTGGTTTTTCATACCGTGAAGCCGGGTGAATCGCTGCTCCTCATCGCGGCGCGCTACCGCAGCGACCTCGGCGAGATCAAGAAACTCTCGGGCCTCAAGCGCGATCTGCTCAAGCCGGGGCAGACGCTCAAGGTGCCCATCGAGGTCAAGCAGAAGGACGAGCCCCGGCTCCCTCCGGGGGTCCAGGTCTACACCGTGCGCCCGGGCGACTCGCTCGAGCGCATCGCCGGGCAGTTCGGCCTGCGCATCATCGACCTGGTCTCGGCCAACCTCGACCTCGCCAGCCTCGACCGCCTGAGCGTGGGCACCAAGCTCTTCGTCCCCACGGGCGAGCGCGGCCTGCTGATCACCGTGGGCGAAGGGGAGAACCTCGAGACCATCGCCCGCCGCTACCGCATCGACATGGCCCGTCTGGCGCGCGCCAACGGCCTGGACAACCCGCTGGACCTCAAACCCGGCGACCGCGTCCTCATCCCCGGCATCGCGGCGCGCGAAGCCATGGCCCGGCTCGAGGAGCGCCGCAAGGAGGAGCGTCGTCTGGCTGAAGAGCGCCGCCGCCGACTCGCCGCCGAGCGTGCGGCGCGGCTGCGTCAGGTCGCCTACCGCGGCGGCACCTCGGCCAAGGGCTTCCAGTGGCCGCTCACCAAGTTCCGCATCACCGCTACCTACCACGACGCGCGTTACTACCGCAGATTCCGCCGGGTGCACACGGGCCTCGACATGGCCGCCCCCCAGGGCACGCCGATCTACGCGGCCAAGGGCGGCATCGTAACCGCGGCGGGATGGTCGCGCGTGGGCTACGGTTACTACGTCAAGATCGACCACGGCGGCGGCGTGGAGACCCTGTACGCCCACATGTCGCGCATCGCCGTACGGCGCGGCCAGCAGGTGAAGCAGGGCGCCCTCGTCGGCTACGTGGGCCGCACGGGTTTCGCCACCGGTCCCCACCTGCACCTCGAGGTCCGCATCCGCGGCAAGACCCAAAACCCCCTGAGTTTCCTGCCAAAATAA